GGGTCGATGCAGAAACCATCGGAGCGTTAATCGCTTTGTTTGAACGCGCCGTCGGTTTCTATGGCACTCTGGTCAATGTCAATGCGTACCATCAACCGGGTGTGGAGGCAGGAAAAAAGGCCGCAGCGGGGGTCATTTCCTTGCAGATCCGGATTCTTTCATTTCTTGCCCAAAATCGCGGTCACTCCTTTTCGGCAGAAGAGATCGCCCGCGGGATTGAGGCCGGCAACGAAATCGAGACTGTCTTCAAAATCCTGCATCATGCCGCGGCCAATCCCGATCACGGGGTGCTTCTCTCCCCAGGGAGAACCGTGTTTGAGAACACATTCGGCATCAGATAGGGCTCCGGCCTCCTGACGGCTTGGACACGTCCGGAACCCGGCGGACAACAGACTCCGGTCGGGAGTTTACATCCCGCGGGACCTCCGTCGGCCTCGGCTTCTTCCGGTCCCCCGCGCCAACGCCCCGGTCATCGGCACTTCCCCGGTTAGCCCTTAAACAGATTGCTCACGACGAACCAGACATTCTCCTTCCGCTCCCGCAGTCTCCTGTAAAAGTAGGGCGCCCAATGCGTGCCAAACGGCACATAAATGCGCATCCGGTAGCCTTCGCGAACAATCGCTTCCTGTGTCCCCTTTCGGATCCCGTAAAGCATCTGAAATTCGAACTTGTCATTGGCGATTCCCCGTTCGGCCGCAAATTGCTTTGTCCATTTGATCAAGGAACTGTCATGCGTGGCGATGGCAGGATAAACTCCCCGGGTGAGAAGTTTCTCCGCGAGTTTCCTGTAATTCGCCCGGATCTCGCTCATCTTCTGGATGGCGACCGCGGGCGGTTCGCGATAGGCCCCTTTGCAAAGGCGGACTCGCGCGCCGGCGGCATTGAGCGCATCAATATCTTTTTCACTGCGGTGGAGATAAGCCTGAATGACCGCCCCGACATGAGGGTACTTCTTCTGCAACTGAAAAAACACCTTCAGGGTCCGCTCGGTGTAAGGGGATCCCTCCATGTCGACGCGCACGAAGTTATTCAGGGTCTTGGCCTTCTCCAGGATCCGCGAGACATTCTCGACGCAGTAGTCATCCCCGATATCCAGGCCCGTCATGGTAAGTTTGACTGAAATGTTGGAATCAATCCCGGCCCCATGGATTTGATCGAGGAGATCAATGTAAGCTTGCACGGCACGATCCGCCGTCGTCCGATCGTGAACGTTTTCTCCTAAGATGTCGAGTGAAGCGGTCATGCCCTTGGAGTTCAATTTCCGCACCGACGTGATTGCCTGGTCCACTCGCTCCCCCGCTACAAATCGGCTTGCGAGTCGAAAAAGTAAGCTCATAGAAGTCCTTATAAAGTGTTGGATTTTTACTGACGGGCATTCGACTTTGAGACGTCCGGGTCGAAGGCTATGGATGAAAATAAGGGGTGCGCGCTTGCACGACGTCAACTGGCATCCCCGGGGCGCCCGATTGACGCCGATCTGCCCACTGCATTATAAGCGTTCCACGGCGTTCTTTTCAACCGCGAGTCGCGGCTCAAAAGGGTTTCCGATGTCTCGTCAGGCAAGAAAATGCGTTGACAATAATCTCTAGCCGCACTTAGAATTTTGTGGCGTACCTTATAAAACAGCACTGATCAGATCTCATTCATTGCGTGCTCCCACTGTCTTGTTTCTCGACGCCTCTTTGGGTGGGACCGGAGCATGTCGTGGAAAGTCATGAATTCGCTGCTCCGGGTGATGGATTGGAGAATTGTCAGGAGGCTTTGCGTATCCTCCCGCCTCATTCGATATCTGGACTTAAATTATGATGACCCTGCTGCGCTGCCGATTGATGTTGACAGGGGGAAGGAATGTTTTGAACTCAAAACAGCGAGTTGAATCGTTACTCTAATCATGGGTTCAGGGAGATCAAGGTAATGATCGGAAGAGAGATCGAAGGGTTTCAGATCATCGAAAAGCTCGGGGAAGGTGGAATGGGTGAGGTGTATCGAGCCACGGACACTTCGCTGGGTCGTGTCGTCGCATTGAAGTTGCTGCATACTGAGTTGACGAAGGAGCCCCAACTCACCGAGCGGTTTCTTTCAGAAGCACGAACCCAGGCACAGCTCAACCATCCCAACCTGGCTACTCTCTATCGGTTGTTTCAATTCGAAGGCAGTTACTGCATGGTAATGGAATATGTCGACGGGGAGACCTTCGCCCAGATGATCCGGCGGGTGGGTCCGATCGCACAGGAGCGAGCCATTCCCCTCTTCAAGCAGGCGCTGGCCGGTTTGGCGCATGCACATCATGCCGGGATCATTCACCGGGATATCAAGCCGTCCAACCTCATGGTGAACAAGGACGGGATTGTCAAGGTGATGGATTTTGGCATTGCCAAGATTTTGGGAGGGCGCGGGTTGACCGCGACGGGAGTGCGCCTGGGGACCCTCTATTACATGTCTCCGGAGCAGATCCGAAACCAGCCGCTCGACATCCGTACCGATATCTATGCCTTAGGCATCACGCTTTATGAAATGCTGACCGGTCGTGTTCCATTTGACAGCAACAGTGACTACGACCTGATGCAACAGCATATCCAACAAACGCCTCCGCTTCCTCGCCAGTTCTTTCCTTATTTATCTCCGGCCGTGGAAGATGCGGTTCTGCAATCGTTGGAGAAGGAGCCGTCGCGCCGATTTCAGACGGTCGAGGCATTCTCAAGGGCACTGGACGAAGGAATGAAGACGGTCACGGGCATTGGGGGAGCTACGGTGGCGCTCCACCCCACGGCCATGGACCAGACCATCGTTTCCCCTCGGCAGTCTCAAGCGGTTCCGCGGACGCCTACTCCTTCGGGAGGCGGCGGTCCCGCTTCTTCACCACCACGCGTTTTTACCCCCATGCCAGCTGCTCCACCTCCAAGACCGGCAACACCGATTCCAACGGGCGGAGGTCAAATGGCAGGACCGCCCCCTCGGGTGAGCACCCCAGCGTTACCGCCCCCGGTGCCATCTCCAAGAACCCCCTTTCCGGGACCCGGGCGACCCGGGACACCAATTCCACGCGTCGCGACTCCGGCGCCGTCAGGACCAGTCCCTCCGGCCAGAACCCCTCTCCCAACGGGAGGTGGACAGCCGCCGTTGTCCAGTACACGTGTCGCAACGCCGCTCCCCCATCCCACGGGTCTCTCATCCTCGACACCCCCTCCATCGACTGGAGGCTATGTACCGGGTCCGGGATCCTGGCCTCCGCCGACACCATTGCCTGGAGGCTACGCACCTCCCATGACTGGCGGAGGAGTTCCCCCTGTGGGAGTGAAGAGGAACTTGACCCCTTTGATCCTGGTAGGGGTAGCTCTCCTGGTGATCGGTGCGGTGGTCGTGATTATTGCCGCCAAGCGTTTTCTGAACAGGCCCAAACAGGATGTTGCGGTCTCTGAGTCATCGGGGAGTTCTCAACCGACATCGACTTCAACACCTCCTACGAGTAGCGCCGCGACACCGCAGCAGAACCCTGAACCTGTCGCTGCTCCGTCTCCACCTCCCCCGGAGACCACTGGAGCGACCCAACCGGCGGAACCAAAACCTGTCGCCAAGACGCCTGCCAAGGAGCCCCGTAAGGGCAAAGGCACTCCCCCACGCAACACAACGGAAACTCCTCCTCTGCCCGTCTTGACGCCGGAGCAGCAGGCCCAAATCCAGCAGCAGATTGACTCTGAGAAACAGCGCCAGTTGCAGCAACAGATCAAGGACCAGCAGAAGTCCGTGCCGCCGCCGGTCCAGCCGCCTTCAACTCCGGTCGAGAACAAAGCACCTGCCTCTCAGAGCTATCGCGTGGCACATTCCCACGGGGGTTTCAATTTTGATCAAAAATGTGTTGGGACCCTTACAGTGAGTAAGGCACGGATGACCTTCAGCCCGGATTCCGGATCGCATGCCTTCGATGTGGCCATCGGGGATGTCAAGGAGGTCAAGAAGAACAGCGGTTTCTGGTCCGTCCCCTCCTTTCATATCAGACTGAAGAATGGAGAGAATTATAATCTGGCGAGATTCACAACGGATAATCGCGTGGTCTCAGGAGTAGACATTCTTCCCCAGATCGATGCTCTCCTGCCGCCGGGGGTCAAACACTAAGATGCCTTGATCTCCCTGGATGGATCGGACCCGCTGGCCGGGACGGGATACATCATTTTTTGATTCTCATTAATGAAAATTCAAGTCGCACAAGCCTCTCATATCGGAATGCATCGCCGCGAGAATCAGGATTCCGTTAACTACGTGAATCCTGAAGGCAGGCGTCTTCAGAAGGCATTGGGCTGCCTGCTCATGGTGGCGGATGGGATGGGAGGAGCGGCCGGCGGCAGAGTCGCCAGCGAGATGGCGGTCTCAATCATTCCAAGCGTTTACTTTCAAAATACGGTGGACCCGCTGGAGAGCTTGAGACTCGCATTCGAATCTGCCAATACCGAGATTTTCCAGCGAAGTCAGAATGATCCCGCTCTGCGCGGGATGGGGACGACCGTGACGGCCGTTGCTTTCATCGATGGCCGCTACATTTCGGCTCACATCGGTGACACCAGACTCTATCGCCTGCGCAAACATACCTTTGAACGATTGACCTCTGATCATTCCATGGTTGCCCAGATGGTTCGCGAAGGACTGATCCAGGAGGAGGACGCCCGTCACCATCCCCACCGAAACGTGCTTCTGCGGTCCATGGGAATTCAAGAGAATTTGGTGGTGGATTTTCAGTCAGACCGCATCAAGGCAAATGATCTCTACGTGCTCTGTACGGACGGGCTGCACGGCCTGGTCGAGGACAACGAGATTGCCGCGATTGCCGACAGCAATCCGCCCAAGGAAGCGTGTGAGGCCCTGGTTAACCTCGCCAATGAACGCGGAGGCTTTGACAACATTACCGTTCAAATCGCCCAGATCGAGAGCACTGGCTGGCTTCAAGGATAGCCGTCTGCGCCCGCCTGTTTTCCAGCGGCAGCAGCCGGACCTATGGCTTTCCTACTTGAGCCGGCCCGCAGCGATTCTCCTCAATGCCTCGGATACACTCGCGACCGGCAGGCCCATCACATTGAAGTAACATCCTTCGATCCGTGTCACAAATTTTGAAGCCAAGCCTTGAACGGCATAGGCCCCGGCCTTGTCAAACGGCTCTCCGGAATCGATGTAGCTTTCGATGTCGGTCTCACTCAACGGGGAGAAAGTGACCCGCGTGCGCTCGCTCCAACGGAGCGAACGATGAGTGGCGTGACAAATGAGGGCGACGCCGGTGATGACCCAATGCGACCGGCCCGAGAGCAATCGCAACATCCGGCGGGCTTCGCCCCGGGAACGTGGTTTGCCGAGGATCTTGCCTCCCACACAAACGATGGTGTCTGCTGCAAGGATTACAGCATCCGGGGAGACATCGGCCACGACGGAACGGGCCTTCTTCAATGCGAGTCGGATCGCATAGGCGGACCGTCTCTCCCCTGAGCGCCGGGGACCCTCCACAACCTCGCCCGGCATGCTTCGAAATCGAATGCCCGCATTCCGGAGAATCTGACGACGCCGGGGAGAGGAAGAGGCGAGGATGATCTCCAACCGCCCTTCCTGATCCCGGCTGCTTTTCGTGGACTGGGTTCTGCCCTTTTCCATGATTTCTTTCACCCGAGTGTGGCGCCATTTTATCGAATTTCCCGCAGCCAGGCCATCCTCACGTGAGGAAGAATTTCACAATTCATTTTTTTTTGTTTCCAAAAAAAGATTTTTGCTGTACAAGAAGTCACCCGCATTTCAGTTCGTGATCAGTTTTTTCAACTCCAGTGAATTTTTGAGGAAAGTACTTCACGCATGCAGCACGTCACCCGAATGTTCCCTGGGCTTCTGCAAAGCCTGCGTCACTCACCCTCTCTCATGACATCGGTGTGGCGCGCGGTGTGGATCGCCAATGTGGGAGAAGCGACGGCCACGCATACTCATGTCTCCCGCTTCGAGAAGGGAACCCTCACGGTCCTCGTCGATCACCACGCCTGGCATCAACAATTGATCCGGATACGACCGGATCTCATTAAGACTCTGAATCAAGCTTGCGGCAAGAC
The window above is part of the Terriglobia bacterium genome. Proteins encoded here:
- a CDS encoding proline dehydrogenase family protein — its product is MSLLFRLASRFVAGERVDQAITSVRKLNSKGMTASLDILGENVHDRTTADRAVQAYIDLLDQIHGAGIDSNISVKLTMTGLDIGDDYCVENVSRILEKAKTLNNFVRVDMEGSPYTERTLKVFFQLQKKYPHVGAVIQAYLHRSEKDIDALNAAGARVRLCKGAYREPPAVAIQKMSEIRANYRKLAEKLLTRGVYPAIATHDSSLIKWTKQFAAERGIANDKFEFQMLYGIRKGTQEAIVREGYRMRIYVPFGTHWAPYFYRRLRERKENVWFVVSNLFKG
- a CDS encoding protein kinase; its protein translation is MIGREIEGFQIIEKLGEGGMGEVYRATDTSLGRVVALKLLHTELTKEPQLTERFLSEARTQAQLNHPNLATLYRLFQFEGSYCMVMEYVDGETFAQMIRRVGPIAQERAIPLFKQALAGLAHAHHAGIIHRDIKPSNLMVNKDGIVKVMDFGIAKILGGRGLTATGVRLGTLYYMSPEQIRNQPLDIRTDIYALGITLYEMLTGRVPFDSNSDYDLMQQHIQQTPPLPRQFFPYLSPAVEDAVLQSLEKEPSRRFQTVEAFSRALDEGMKTVTGIGGATVALHPTAMDQTIVSPRQSQAVPRTPTPSGGGGPASSPPRVFTPMPAAPPPRPATPIPTGGGQMAGPPPRVSTPALPPPVPSPRTPFPGPGRPGTPIPRVATPAPSGPVPPARTPLPTGGGQPPLSSTRVATPLPHPTGLSSSTPPPSTGGYVPGPGSWPPPTPLPGGYAPPMTGGGVPPVGVKRNLTPLILVGVALLVIGAVVVIIAAKRFLNRPKQDVAVSESSGSSQPTSTSTPPTSSAATPQQNPEPVAAPSPPPPETTGATQPAEPKPVAKTPAKEPRKGKGTPPRNTTETPPLPVLTPEQQAQIQQQIDSEKQRQLQQQIKDQQKSVPPPVQPPSTPVENKAPASQSYRVAHSHGGFNFDQKCVGTLTVSKARMTFSPDSGSHAFDVAIGDVKEVKKNSGFWSVPSFHIRLKNGENYNLARFTTDNRVVSGVDILPQIDALLPPGVKH
- a CDS encoding Stp1/IreP family PP2C-type Ser/Thr phosphatase, yielding MKIQVAQASHIGMHRRENQDSVNYVNPEGRRLQKALGCLLMVADGMGGAAGGRVASEMAVSIIPSVYFQNTVDPLESLRLAFESANTEIFQRSQNDPALRGMGTTVTAVAFIDGRYISAHIGDTRLYRLRKHTFERLTSDHSMVAQMVREGLIQEEDARHHPHRNVLLRSMGIQENLVVDFQSDRIKANDLYVLCTDGLHGLVEDNEIAAIADSNPPKEACEALVNLANERGGFDNITVQIAQIESTGWLQG
- a CDS encoding Maf family protein, yielding MEKGRTQSTKSSRDQEGRLEIILASSSPRRRQILRNAGIRFRSMPGEVVEGPRRSGERRSAYAIRLALKKARSVVADVSPDAVILAADTIVCVGGKILGKPRSRGEARRMLRLLSGRSHWVITGVALICHATHRSLRWSERTRVTFSPLSETDIESYIDSGEPFDKAGAYAVQGLASKFVTRIEGCYFNVMGLPVASVSEALRRIAAGRLK
- a CDS encoding DUF721 domain-containing protein — protein: MQHVTRMFPGLLQSLRHSPSLMTSVWRAVWIANVGEATATHTHVSRFEKGTLTVLVDHHAWHQQLIRIRPDLIKTLNQACGKTALMDVEFIYNASQTAPSKVSAAGISDHPTLP